The Fusarium falciforme chromosome 8, complete sequence region CCAAATTTCGCAAGCCCTTGCTTGATCTGCATCAGTCTCGCTTTTTTTACGCGTATTATATTTTGACTCCGACGGACCTCGCTCGCATCCACCATTCGTTTGTCAAATTCTCACACCAGAGGACCCAGTGTCTTTCCCTCTTAACGGCCTCCCCGACTGCTTCGCCCTCTTCCACGTATTCAGCAAAACTTGGCCCATTCAACTCGCGGATTGTTTCCTTGGCTCACTTGGCACACGTCGCATCACCGCATGAAAAATTACCCAGCCCGGCATGAATCGTTCAAGTGACCCGGTTGCCAACGTCACCTCAACCGTCTTATACAACCTCCAGCACCAGCATGATTGGGCTTCTCTCAAGGTTCAAGATACTACGGGTCGCCGGCCTTTGATCAGGGGCATGCCTCCTCGCCGGCTCTACATTCACCCTGACGACCAGATTGCTGCCCTAGACCGCGAAAAGGCGACAGGAGAGGCTGTTGATCAGTCACCGGAGTTGGAGTGGGTTTTGGCGGTACATCCCGAGGAGACTTGGACAATCAAGGCCTTTTCGGAAATCTTTGACTCTATTGAAAACAGCGGTCCTCGCGAGAAGAGGATCGTACTGGCGACGGTTCACAACGATTCCACTGTCGTCTACTACATCATGCATGAGGGCATGGTCAAGCCACGACAAAATTGATATTGCCGTCCATTTCCATCCTCTCTTGTCTATCAGGGGGTGAAGACCACCTTTTGGGTCTTGCGCTGCTCAAAAAGAGTGTATCCTTCAGGCGCCTGTGAGAGGGGCATGACATGTTCAAACATGAAGCTACCATCACGATTAGCTTGGGAACGATTATATCGACAGCCAATGGAGCACAAACCCGATGAGATCTTGCTTTTTCTCGAGCAGCTTGAGGGCTTCGGAGAAAACGCTTCGGACAGGGCACCGGCCCATCTGTACTCGAATGTTCTTCCTACATCACGTTTAGCCTAGCAGCCTTTCACGGCGACGGCTACGGAGGTGGCCGTGAGGTTGAGACAACTCACGTATATGCGTCGTCTCCCGTCCACGGAATCTACACAAATCATCATCAGTTCACTGTTAGACCAACATCCTGAGCCGAAGCCGTACCTCCTTGTTGTGGACGCCAATGCTGCTGATGGCACCGAAGGGTCGCACAATGTCGAACGCTGTTCTTAACGCGGGTGATTGACCGACAACCTCAACAACCATATCAGCTCCGCGTCCATTGGTCACCTCCTTGATTCGAgcctccagcccagccctgTCACTCTCGAAGTTGAGAGGCTCAGCACCGAGCTTCCGGGCCTGCTCCAAGCGACTCTCGACACTGTCGATGGCGAAAAGATGACGGGGCTTATAATGAGTAGCAGCTAGGATAGCACACAACCCAACGGGTCCGCAACCTATAACTACCATGGTAGCATCTTGAACATTTTGTGACGAGCAAAGCTCCATGGCGCTCTTGACCCCGTAGAACCCGGTGGGGAAGATATCGGCCATGAGGAGGAGCGCCTGGTCCGAAATGGTATCCGGAGCCTTCACGGCAGTCCCGTCAGCCATTGGGATTCGCACATACTCAGCTTGTCCTCCGTCGAGCGTTTCACAGCCAAACAGCTGGCTCTCGACACATCGGGCCGAGTAGCCGCTGTTGCAATAAAAGCAATTGCCGCTAGAGATCCATGTTAGGACACCTCGGTAGCATACCATGAGAGCATCAATTTACCAGGAAGCCGTGAACGGGGCGACGACTTTATCGCCAATGTTGATGGTTTTGACGGCAGGGCCAACCTGGACGACGGTCCCAGTAAACTCGTGTCCCATGATGAATCCAGTGTCAGAGGGCTGGTGGCCTCGATAGATGTGAAGCTCGCTATCAGTATAGGTTAGGGCAGTTGTAGTTGGCAATCCATTGAGCACTCACGATCCGCAGAGGCCAGCGGCGTGTACTCTGATGATAATATCTCGGTCGTCACGGACTAGGTTTGTGCAGTTAGTTAATAGTCGACATAGATATGCATAATTACTTGTGCCAGGGTCTGGGTGAAGTCGAGTAGTTTTACCTTTGGGAACTGGCCGGTCTTGCACCGAGATTTTGTAAAGACCGTCGAAAACGACGGCCTTCATTGTTTCCGGGAGAGCCATGTTCGTAGCGGGAATGAATATATGCCAATGTTTTACCATATACAGTTGGTTCAATCAATGTCTCGCAGGGATGGACGACGTTGTCAAGCCCTTGAGAAAATGAAGCCTCACAATCTCTCACAATCTCGGCGACGAGCTGAGCGCGGGGCAAGGCGTGGAGGTCCGCCATCGGCGCACAAATGGACGGCATTTGTCGGCTGCCATGGTGGAGAATATGTCGTACAATGAGCCGCAGGTAGCCTCTGTAACGGAGTTTTTGAGAATGAATGACATGCTAAGAGGTAGACGGCAAAAAGATGAAGGCATCACGGGAGAACGTTGGGTGGTATACGAGAGTTGAGATACGATAATACGTAGCGAGTTTTCGGCGCCTGCCTGTCAGTGACGGGTAGGTTCAGAGGAATGAGCTTGATGGCCACTTCAGGCACACCCGTGGCTGGAGCTAACGGCTGCCACCATGTTCGGTACATCATTGCTAATGAAATGAACTGCATGTGCGTACCCGAAGAAGATGGTCTGCAGACGCAAGCTGATCTACAGAACGCCGACCGATCATTTCCCTGGCGGTCCCTCGAGTTGGACGTCTCATTCAATCCCCAGACAATGTCGTTTGACAGTTGGATGCGATATGGGCTCCAGCCACTCTGGGGTAACCGAGTCAGTCGCGACGTTGGACTTCGGTAGCTTGATTTAAGACCCGGGGCACACTCGAATTAGGTCTAGGCAAAGCAATTTCGCGTGCCCGACGAAGAACCTAATAGCCGCGCAGGATGTCAACTGATGCCGCCCACATTCGGCATGTCTTGTGGGATGTCATTTCAAGAGAGGTTTAAATGAGAAGAAGCGGGCGGTTGATCAAGAACTTGACACAATCCAGATATGGTATATGGGCGACGAAGCCGACTGCGGCAGAAAACATTGCAGGTAATTTTGACAATTTCCTCTGAAGAGCTGAAATCTCCCGCGGCCGGCAAGGCAATGGGCGGTCGGTCACCCAAGCTGGGATGGCAAGGGTGCGCAGGATGGGAACTTCGGGATGGGGAGCCGCTTCTGTGGGTGGTTTGTGGAGTGCCCAATAACGGGCCAGCGCTTTCGCTGTCTCTGCAACTCGACAGGTCCCTGGACGCTGTACAGTGTGAATGACGTATGACAAACAGTACGACAGATACCCCACAACACACACTCGATCCACTTCCCCTCGTCCAGAATCCACCGTGCGGCTGGGGCAGACGGTGGAGACGTGTCTCCGGGGTCCTTGGGGGTGGGCCAATTGGCGGATGCGCTGTTCCTCTCGACGGGACAGTCCGCGAAGGGCGTTGAGTGCGCGACATATTTTGAGTCAAAATGGGCAGTGGTTATCAAGCGGCTCTTTTGTCCCGTCGCCGacagatgggatggatggtgtgTGGGTTGTCACGCGTGAAAGAAAAAGCACAGAATGCACGCTCCGTACGGCCCGAGGCTTGTGAGCCGCAAAGGGTTCCGCCATGACGCGCGCATCATCGGGGAAAAaggaacagcagcagcagataAACGAGAGGACGAGAAACGAGGAGTAAAAAAGCGGCTGAAGCAGGAATACCTACCTACCCAGCCCACATGGCATCGCGCACGCATCACACACACTCACGCGCGCACACCCGCACACACATGTCGACACGGCAGTGGACGTTGAGGCTTAGACGATGACCCTGGTGGGGAAGAGAGGGGGGAGGCCTCGGCGGATGCATCCATTGCTCCATCCGCTCGATTGCCCATTGCTCCATTTCCCCATTGCTCATGGCTCCCTTGACCCATTCTCTGCATTCAAAAACACGCAATGCTCGGGGGGTCGAGGTCATTTCTGCCCGGCCCTGAATTATCAGCACAGCTGGAGAGAAGACGCCGGGCGGATAAGGAGTTCCGTGTCACCTTGGTCGGTGGCACCGCGAGATGGGTGACAGACGGTCCCGATGGGATCACTCGCATCAGTCGCTTGACGCCTGCGAGGTCGGtcaagagaaaaagagattGACTGGACGCGGAGAAGGGTCATTTTAGGGACAGGCCCAATGATGCACAAGCCGTACATAACCAAGCTAGCGCCCTCAGGTCGCCAGCACTAGACCAAACGCTCGACAACCAGACAGAGACTGGCAGAGAAGTACCGCTGTCTGTCGGCCCTCTTTCCCTCCCCGGCCGCAATAACAGCAGAGCCCCATCCGGGGACCCCCTGCTCTCAGCCGACCTACCACATGTTACAGATAGCCAAGGGCCGAATTACCACCTTtaccccatccccatcttccatccatcatccatccaagTCGTCGCCCCAGCCTTCTAACCTCCCCGGGACCCCAGCCCCGGCCAAGTCCCTTTTTCCCACTTTCCAATCCCAGTATCAAGCCGCGGCGCAGGCACAGAGCGGCCGAGTACGTAAAGTGCTGTAGGTAATAGTTAGTTAGTCTCTGGCACTGTACTGTACCCTCTTGTGTAGGTACAGTAGTGGCAAGTGCTTCCTCTAACTGCTTCAAACCCCGTAATCTGGTGTCAAGTCAAGGAGTGGAGGCATACTCCATATCCAGTAGCATGCGAGAGATAGGGCTCCCAGGAACAGCAAAATACACTCACTTCCCCCGTATTTCCTGTGGTCTCCCCTCAAATTCGCCTCGTACACGATCCCGCCTGTCAACGCGCCTCATCTCACCCACACTCGTCGTCGACCATTCACCTCGATACCTCAGGTAGGTACCTACCCCTTCGCTCACCTTGTTCCGTGGACTCGCACCTACAGGTCTTGGCGTTAGCATTCACTGCCGCCTGGTATTTCTCGTTCAACATTCGCGCTTGATCTGCCCTGCCCCATCTCACCATCCCCATTCCACCCCATTCCGAATACTGTTGGATGCCCTCTGAATTCCCCTCTTCACAGTCATCGCGCAAACGTACTTGAAATGAGCAACGGTTTAATAAAGGGACAGTTTCCGAGATAGTGCGCATATTCACGAGCATGATAATTATACTCTTCTCTGGTCGACACCTCTGACACACTATCGCGTTCCGCCTCAAATTCACCGCATTACACCGCAAATCAATCGTCTTTGATTCGGcgcttataatatctctcaTCGACCGTCGCCTCGCCTATATACTTTCGATTCGCACCTGCGGAGTCTGTCTCGAATCTCTGGCATCGCCTTGAACCGCCTCGTTTTACCCGCTCTGTCGCAAAAGACATTGGCCGCTCGCAGAAGGCGAACCAGCACAGATAGTTCGCCTGCCTCTCGCCGCGCCCTTCCCTTCGTCAACCGCTCGATTGCGTACCGTGGCTGTGTCTTCCGCCGACCGATCGATTCATCATTCTGCAGCATCGGCCCAGTCGAAATTGCCCTGGTCCGATACCTGCACTTGAGCGCCGCCCGCGACACCATCTCCGGCGCGAGATCCGACTCGCAAATATCACGACCTACCAAAAATCCCGAGCGAACCCGCCTTCCTGTGCCTCACGCTTCCCACCCCGTGAGGGGCCATGGCGAGTTGAACGACCGCCGTCGACGCGACAACTATGACCACGGCCAcgcagcaccagcagcaccagccatCACAACCACAATTTGGCTTCGTTGTCGACACATACGACCCGGATGAGGTTGTACCTCGAGGCAGCCCCCTCATGGCCCCGCTTCGTCCCAAGCTCGAACCCTCTCCGAGTCCTCCCCCAGATATTCCTCCAGCTCAAGTCAGTCTTAGTCCTACCTTCATCGACGGTCGCGACAAGTCTAATCGCCACAAGGTTCGCCCTACATCAGGGGATGCTGTCTTGGTAGCTTATCTCGGCAACGGGCGCGATCCGGATGTTGCCCGTCTTGCTGGAAGCGAAGGCCTGGCCGCCGAAGAAGAAAGCTTCGACGAGGAGCCGCGTCAAGAGAGGCCTGTTGACAATAGCACCATGAACCGACCTTCGCTTCGGCATCTTGCTGCAGATGCTCTTCAAGCTGCTTCGCTTGTCCCAATATCACCCTCAGCTCCTAGATCGATCGCCGATATAACTGGTCAATTATCCATTCACGATGAATCCCCAGCAGGAGGCACGCACGCAGCATATGTCTCTGCTCCTCGAGTCACCTCACCCCACCTTACCTCGAGCGGCCCGCTCCCTCCGCTTCATGGCGGATACGTCTCGCCCGGAGAGTCAAAAGAGTCTCTTCCGTCCCTCCGCTCAGCTTTGGGTGAAATTAGGGATCTTGGGCCTGGTCGTATACCCGAGAAGGACCTTGCAGCCCCTTCAGGGCCGGCTACATCCTTTCCTGCGTCATCCCCAGGCGGCAATCTTCATCGGTTCCCCTTATCCACTAACCTTCCATCATCTCCCGTTTCACCAGATGGCTTCCGGACTCTCTCCCCACACTCGACAGGCCCTTCAAGTATACACTTCCACGCTGCGAATAATACACATCCGCGCCCTGGGACCGACTACAGCAGTAGTAGCAACGCCGGCGAGACACCGAGCACCGATCATTCTGTCTCAACTCCCGCTACCTCTGTCTCTATTACCGACCGCATGAGCATTGACGGAATCACAAATCCACAGCCTACCACAGGAACGGGGGCATACGTCTGCAATTTTGCGGGATGCACAGCCTTGCCCTTTCAAACCCAGTATCTTCTCAATTCTCACGCCAACGTTCATTCATCCGCACGACCGCATTATTGCCCAGTGAAGGGGTGTCCGAGAAGCGAAGGGGGCAAAGGATTCAAGCGCAAAAACGAGATGATTAGGCATGGGTTGGTCCACGATTCCCCAGGCTATGTGTGCCCATTTTGTCCCGATAGGGAGCACAAGTACCCTCGTCCAGATAATCTACAACGGTATGTTCTCTCACACTGAGTTGACgtcttggtgatgccctGTGCCCTGAGCTTAAAACTAACTGGATACTCTTAGGCATGTTCGTGTTCATCACGTAGATAAAGACAAGGACGATCCGTTGCTGCGAGATGTACTCGCTCAACGACCAGACGGCCCTAATCGTGGTCGGAGAAGACGCGGACCGCCATCATAGCACTGGGATCCGAATGCCGTTCTCGATTGCCCGGGTTTTGCCCGTCTGAAGACAGACGAGTTTCTTATTCCCTTGCATTGTATGAGTATACGTTGATGATTCATGGACTGGATGAGCAACGACTTGCGGACGTTGCCGGAAGATCTCAAGGTGATGTGGGCGGAGGATTCAAGACAAGGCGTTAAGGATTTCAAATACCCGGTTGGGTCAGGTTTCATTGCTTTCGACCTTCATGGAGTATCATATTGGCGCCTAAGAGGCGTTGGATTGAGGTAGCACGTAGTATATTCCAAGCTTGACACGCACGATGTGATTTCCAACAGTCATCCTACCAATATGCAGTCTTTTTTGGTAACCCCGAGGACAACTAGTTTGTTGTAGCCACTACGCTCGGCCGTCATCTCCATAGATGCTGACCTCGTTATCATATATTTAGACAAGTTCCCAGCGGCCAATATTGACGGGTGCATCGCTATGGAGTTCTAGTTCAATGCATTCTCCGATCTGGCTTGTGCCCATAGTCTCAACCACTAGCCACATACCCTCCCGCTGTAGTCGAGCAGGCTCCATATCAAGTTCAGGGGTTCGCACCACTGACTTGAGTTCTTGATATTCGCCCTCGCCAGAAACCGCGATGGTGGTTCGCTCCGGAGCCCAGCCATGCACCACAGAGAGTCGAACCATTAGCGTGGACGAGGGCCGACTCCCAGGGTCTAGGTTTGTCTGGATAACGCTTCGTGCGGTCACACTCATACGGGTCAACCAGGACACTGAGAGCTGCGCCCGCCTGACCTCTTCCCCGTCTGACAGCTGGAACGGTGTCAAGGTCTTGCGTAGTCTTCCAGCAGCATCGGCAGGGACAGGTTCGAGTGTCACGGGCGTCATGGAAGAGATCCTGAGGGCAAAGTCGGCAAGTTGACCTGCATCGAATGTCGAGCACACCAGGGTGTACACTCCAGCATCGACGTGGGTGATATTTGCCACTGCGCAGCCCCTGCGATACTCGCCAGATGAACCTGTGATGTCCCGGGCCTTGAGCGTCTGAACTCGTTTCCCTTTGGCCCATACTAGGTCGATGTGGACATGAACGTCTTGTATGTCGGTTGAGAGCAGAATGGATAGAGGGCTC contains the following coding sequences:
- a CDS encoding Sen15 domain-containing protein, producing the protein MNRSSDPVANVTSTVLYNLQHQHDWASLKVQDTTGRRPLIRGMPPRRLYIHPDDQIAALDREKATGEAVDQSPELEWVLAVHPEETWTIKAFSEIFDSIENSGPREKRIVLATVHNDSTVVYYIMHEGMVKPRQN